One Actinomadura viridis genomic region harbors:
- the paaE gene encoding 1,2-phenylacetyl-CoA epoxidase subunit PaaE: protein MTTLAPRAAPARSAAFHPLTVAAVDRLCEDAAAITFAVPGELREAYAFRAGQSLTLRRHVGGREERRSYSICAPAGEAPRIGVREIPGGLFSSWLVREVRPGTRIEVQTPTGSWQADPARGERHLCIAAGSGITPMLSVASTVLTHPESQVSLLYGNRTSRTVMFAEELGDLKNRYGPRLQTVHVLSREPRDAELLSGRLDGDRLRRLLTGLVPVEVFDHVWLCGPLRMVEDARTVLAGLGVPADRVHVELFYVDAPPPEPRRREDGVPGATSELTMVLDGLRTTSAVSRDATLLDSAQATRSDLPFACKGGVCGTCRALVREGEVDMRRNYALEPSEVDAGFVLTCQTFPAGDRVTVDYDA, encoded by the coding sequence ATGACCACGCTCGCGCCCCGCGCCGCGCCGGCCCGGTCCGCCGCGTTCCACCCGCTGACCGTCGCGGCGGTGGACCGCCTGTGCGAGGACGCCGCGGCGATCACGTTCGCCGTCCCCGGCGAGCTGCGCGAGGCGTACGCGTTCCGGGCCGGGCAGTCGCTCACCCTCCGCCGCCACGTCGGCGGGCGGGAGGAGCGCCGGTCCTACTCCATCTGCGCGCCGGCCGGCGAGGCCCCGCGCATCGGCGTCCGCGAGATCCCCGGCGGGCTCTTCTCCTCCTGGCTCGTGCGCGAGGTGAGGCCGGGGACGCGGATCGAGGTGCAGACCCCGACGGGTTCCTGGCAGGCCGACCCGGCGCGGGGCGAACGGCACCTGTGCATCGCCGCCGGATCCGGGATCACCCCGATGCTGTCGGTCGCCTCCACCGTCCTCACCCACCCCGAGAGCCAGGTCTCCCTCCTGTACGGCAACCGGACGAGCCGCACCGTGATGTTCGCCGAGGAGCTCGGCGACCTGAAGAACCGGTACGGCCCCCGGCTCCAGACCGTCCACGTGCTCTCCCGCGAGCCGCGCGACGCCGAGCTGCTCTCCGGCCGGCTCGACGGTGACCGGCTGCGCCGCCTGCTCACCGGCCTCGTGCCCGTCGAGGTCTTCGACCACGTCTGGCTCTGCGGGCCGCTGCGGATGGTGGAGGACGCCCGTACGGTGCTCGCCGGCCTCGGCGTCCCCGCGGACCGCGTCCACGTCGAGCTGTTCTACGTGGACGCCCCGCCACCGGAGCCGCGGCGCCGCGAGGACGGGGTGCCCGGCGCGACGAGCGAGCTGACGATGGTCCTCGACGGCCTGCGGACGACCTCGGCCGTCTCCCGGGACGCGACGCTGCTCGACTCCGCCCAGGCGACGCGCTCCGATCTGCCGTTCGCCTGCAAGGGCGGCGTCTGCGGGACGTGCCGCGCGCTCGTCCGCGAGGGCGAGGTCGACATGCGCCGCAACTACGCCCTCGAACCGTCCGAGGTGGACGCCGGGTTCGTCCTCACCTGCCAGACGTTCCCGGCCGGCGACCGGGTGACCGTCGACTACGACGCCTGA
- a CDS encoding Lrp/AsnC family transcriptional regulator: MPVALDGTDLAILAALVEDGRMTNAALAARVGVAESTSAYRVRALRESGVITSINARLDLGALGHPIHAIIRVRLGSHNREHVYNLYDKLVDVPGALTVLHVGGNDDFLMHVAVATPGELRDLILEHVTVHPVVRQTETQLVFEVRDGRGVLHR, encoded by the coding sequence GTGCCGGTGGCTCTCGACGGCACCGATCTGGCCATCCTCGCCGCGCTCGTGGAGGACGGCCGGATGACCAACGCCGCGCTCGCGGCCCGGGTGGGCGTCGCCGAGTCGACGAGCGCGTACCGGGTACGCGCGCTGCGGGAGTCCGGTGTCATCACCAGCATCAACGCCCGGCTCGATCTCGGCGCGCTCGGCCACCCCATTCACGCGATCATCAGGGTCCGGCTGGGGAGCCACAACCGCGAGCACGTCTACAACCTGTACGACAAGCTGGTCGATGTGCCGGGAGCCCTGACGGTTCTCCACGTCGGGGGCAACGACGACTTCCTCATGCACGTGGCCGTGGCGACGCCGGGAGAGTTGCGGGACCTCATCCTGGAGCACGTGACCGTTCACCCGGTGGTGCGGCAGACGGAGACTCAGCTGGTGTTCGAGGTCCGCGACGGCCGTGGCGTGCTGCACCGGTGA
- a CDS encoding amidohydrolase produces the protein MSSTAEILAGYGTIRDDQEACYRDLHQHPELSHQEHRTAATVAGRLRKLGYQVHEGIGGTGVVGVLGNGDGPAVLLRADMDALPVREATGLPYASTATGTDGDGDEVPVAHACGHDVHVACLLGAAALLAGGKGRWGGTVVALFQPAEETGDGAQGMVDDGLADLVPTPDVALAQHVLPTPAGRVGTRAGPTLSAADSMRVTVYGRGGHGSMPHAAVDPVVLAAMIVVRLQTVVARETPPTETAVLTVGSIQAGTKSNVIPDHAVLRLNVRTYSEATRTTVLDAVRRVVTAECQASNAPRDPVFEIYDRFPVTDNDAETTERVAEAFTASFGDRARPLAQQTASEDFSDIPAALGVPYTYWGIGGIEADAYRRAAEAGRVAQDIPTNHSADFAPVIQPTLATGTRALVVAALAWLAERG, from the coding sequence ATGAGCAGCACTGCGGAGATCCTGGCCGGCTACGGCACCATCCGGGATGACCAGGAGGCCTGTTACCGGGATCTGCACCAGCACCCGGAGCTCTCCCATCAGGAGCACCGCACCGCCGCCACCGTTGCCGGCCGGCTCCGTAAGCTCGGCTACCAGGTGCACGAGGGCATCGGTGGCACCGGGGTCGTGGGGGTACTGGGCAACGGCGACGGTCCGGCGGTGCTGCTGCGGGCCGACATGGACGCGCTGCCGGTGCGGGAGGCGACCGGCCTGCCGTACGCCAGCACGGCCACCGGCACGGACGGCGACGGTGACGAGGTCCCTGTGGCCCACGCCTGCGGCCACGACGTGCACGTGGCATGCCTGCTGGGTGCCGCCGCGCTGCTCGCCGGCGGTAAGGGCCGGTGGGGTGGCACGGTGGTGGCGCTGTTCCAGCCCGCCGAGGAGACCGGGGACGGGGCCCAGGGCATGGTCGACGACGGCCTCGCCGACCTCGTCCCCACCCCCGACGTGGCCCTGGCCCAGCACGTACTGCCGACCCCGGCCGGGCGGGTCGGCACCCGTGCCGGGCCGACGCTGTCCGCGGCCGACAGCATGCGCGTCACCGTGTACGGCCGCGGCGGGCACGGCTCGATGCCGCACGCGGCCGTGGACCCGGTGGTGCTCGCCGCGATGATCGTGGTCCGGCTGCAGACCGTGGTGGCCCGCGAGACCCCGCCCACCGAGACCGCCGTGCTCACCGTCGGCAGCATCCAAGCCGGCACCAAGAGCAACGTCATCCCCGACCACGCGGTGCTCCGGCTCAACGTCCGCACCTACAGCGAGGCGACCCGGACCACGGTCCTGGACGCCGTACGCCGCGTCGTCACCGCCGAGTGCCAGGCCTCGAACGCGCCCCGGGACCCTGTTTTCGAGATCTACGACCGCTTCCCGGTGACCGACAACGACGCCGAGACCACCGAGCGGGTGGCCGAGGCCTTCACCGCCTCCTTCGGCGACCGGGCCCGGCCGCTGGCACAGCAGACCGCCAGCGAGGACTTCAGCGACATTCCCGCCGCGTTGGGTGTTCCCTACACCTATTGGGGCATCGGCGGCATCGAGGCGGACGCCTACCGGAGGGCGGCCGAGGCAGGCCGGGTGGCCCAGGACATCCCGACCAACCACTCGGCCGACTTCGCCCCGGTCATCCAACCCACCCTCGCCACCGGCACCCGGGCCCTGGTCGTCGCCGCCCTGGCCTGGCTGGCGGAGCGTGGTTGA
- a CDS encoding DUF4397 domain-containing protein: protein MRNLFAVVLAAMALAVVAAVGPPAVAASSDGSRAPQDSSRQTATVSVLHGVPGVTVDVYANGKKILSNFTPGSLSGPLQLPGGDYDVKVFKAGANPSGTPLISKSVTVSGGSNDTITAHLSQSGSPMITAFVNDTSAVPSGQARLTVRHIAAAPAVDIRANGKTVISDLSNPDQAKTQLPAGTVSAEVLQAGTGNVVAGPANVSAAAGSNTIVYAWGSVQQKNLALAVQTVKT from the coding sequence ATGCGTAACCTTTTCGCGGTCGTCCTCGCGGCGATGGCGCTGGCGGTCGTCGCGGCGGTGGGCCCACCGGCGGTCGCGGCCTCCTCGGACGGATCCCGCGCGCCCCAGGACTCCAGCCGGCAGACGGCGACGGTCAGCGTCCTGCACGGGGTGCCCGGCGTCACCGTCGACGTCTACGCCAACGGCAAGAAGATCCTGTCGAACTTCACTCCCGGTTCCCTGAGCGGACCGCTGCAACTGCCCGGCGGCGACTATGACGTCAAGGTCTTCAAGGCGGGCGCGAATCCCAGCGGCACACCGTTGATCAGCAAGAGCGTGACCGTGTCCGGCGGGAGCAACGACACGATCACCGCCCACCTGAGCCAGAGCGGAAGCCCGATGATCACGGCTTTCGTCAACGACACCTCCGCGGTCCCGTCCGGCCAGGCCCGGCTGACCGTGCGGCACATCGCCGCCGCGCCCGCCGTCGACATCAGGGCCAACGGCAAGACCGTGATCAGCGACCTGTCCAATCCCGACCAGGCCAAGACCCAGCTCCCCGCCGGGACCGTCTCGGCGGAGGTCCTGCAGGCGGGGACCGGCAACGTCGTGGCCGGGCCGGCGAACGTGTCGGCCGCCGCGGGCAGCAACACGATCGTGTACGCCTGGGGCAGCGTCCAGCAGAAGAACCTCGCCCTCGCGGTGCAGACCGTCAAGACCTGA
- the paaD gene encoding 1,2-phenylacetyl-CoA epoxidase subunit PaaD → MVSTREGARALSRARERAAEAAARVRDPEMPMLTLADLGVLRAVEIERDARGDETVIVSITPTYTGCPAMATMRDDLVHRLNDAGFPRVEVRVVLSPPWSTDWISERGRAALREAGLSAPGPAPRPAGPVPLTLGPARPAPPCPRCGSAATRLTSEFGATACKALYRCTGCLEPFEHVKEI, encoded by the coding sequence CTGGTGAGCACCCGCGAAGGCGCCCGGGCCCTTTCCCGGGCACGGGAACGCGCCGCCGAGGCCGCCGCGCGGGTGCGCGACCCGGAGATGCCGATGCTCACCCTCGCCGACCTCGGCGTCCTGCGCGCCGTCGAGATCGAGCGGGACGCGCGCGGCGACGAGACCGTCATCGTCTCGATCACGCCGACCTACACCGGCTGCCCCGCCATGGCCACGATGCGGGACGACCTCGTCCACCGGCTGAACGACGCCGGGTTCCCCCGCGTCGAGGTGCGGGTCGTCCTCTCCCCGCCCTGGTCCACCGACTGGATCTCCGAGCGCGGCCGGGCCGCGCTGCGCGAGGCGGGACTGTCGGCCCCCGGCCCCGCGCCCCGCCCGGCCGGCCCCGTCCCGCTCACCCTCGGACCGGCCAGGCCCGCCCCGCCCTGCCCCCGGTGCGGCTCCGCGGCGACCCGGCTGACCTCCGAGTTCGGCGCCACCGCCTGCAAGGCGCTCTACCGCTGCACCGGCTGCCTCGAACCGTTCGAGCACGTCAAGGAGATCTGA
- a CDS encoding TetR/AcrR family transcriptional regulator yields MTTTGSAEPAPRRRRGRPGYDQAAILRAAVELFNRKGYDATSVGDVAKELGLTKPAIYHHVTSKEDLLGQALDDALDELTTVVTEASRERTGETAYERLREVVRRSVEVLVAHQPTVTLLLRVRGNSEVELAALERRRRLDDRLAALVAEAVAEGALRDDVPPPLVSRLLFGMVNSLVEWYRPDGAYEPATVAGAITTIVFDGLAEHER; encoded by the coding sequence ATGACGACGACCGGGTCCGCAGAGCCGGCTCCGCGTCGGCGGCGAGGCCGTCCCGGCTACGACCAGGCGGCGATCCTGCGCGCCGCGGTGGAGCTGTTCAACCGCAAGGGATACGACGCCACCAGCGTGGGAGACGTGGCCAAGGAGCTGGGGCTGACCAAACCCGCCATCTACCACCATGTCACCAGCAAGGAGGACCTGCTCGGCCAGGCCCTGGACGACGCCCTCGACGAGCTCACCACCGTCGTGACCGAGGCGTCCCGGGAAAGGACCGGGGAGACCGCCTACGAACGCCTGCGGGAGGTGGTGCGGCGCAGCGTCGAGGTGCTCGTGGCGCACCAGCCGACCGTGACGCTGCTGCTGCGCGTGCGGGGCAACAGCGAGGTGGAGCTGGCGGCGCTGGAACGGCGCCGCCGGCTCGACGACCGCCTCGCCGCGCTGGTCGCGGAGGCGGTGGCGGAGGGCGCGCTGCGGGACGACGTGCCGCCGCCCCTGGTGAGCCGCCTGCTGTTCGGCATGGTGAACTCGCTGGTCGAGTGGTACCGCCCGGACGGGGCGTACGAACCGGCGACGGTCGCCGGAGCGATCACCACCATCGTGTTCGACGGGCTGGCCGAGCACGAGCGTTGA
- the paaB gene encoding 1,2-phenylacetyl-CoA epoxidase subunit PaaB: protein MSADRREWPLYEVFVRGRRGLNHVHVGSLHAPDDQMALRHARDVYTRRNEGVSIWVVRADAVTASSPDEKDPLFAPNGDKVYRHPTFYEIPENVPHM from the coding sequence GTGAGCGCCGACCGGCGGGAATGGCCGCTCTACGAGGTGTTCGTCCGCGGCAGGCGCGGCCTCAACCACGTCCATGTCGGGTCGCTGCACGCCCCCGACGACCAGATGGCCCTGCGCCACGCCCGCGACGTCTACACCCGGCGCAACGAGGGCGTGAGCATCTGGGTCGTGCGCGCCGACGCCGTCACCGCCTCCAGCCCCGACGAGAAGGACCCCCTGTTCGCGCCGAACGGCGACAAGGTCTACCGGCACCCCACGTTCTACGAGATCCCCGAGAACGTTCCCCACATGTGA
- a CDS encoding enoyl-CoA hydratase/isomerase family protein gives MTNLIIEEGADRVVWRLNRPEARNAIDREMVAALHEACAAVEEEPRVVLLTGEGPAFAAGADIAQLRERNRDDALRGINSKIFDRIHRLPMPTIALLDGYALGGGAELAYACDFRIGTPRTRIGNPETGLGILAAAGAAWRLAELVGEPLAKEILLAGRVLNADEAQTVRLLNEVVEPADLIAAGHRLADRVTAQAPLATRLMKAVFHAPRDAHPLVDDVAQAVLFETEEKHARMTAFLERRQGRNR, from the coding sequence ATGACGAACCTGATCATCGAGGAAGGGGCCGACCGGGTCGTGTGGCGGCTCAACCGCCCCGAGGCCCGCAACGCGATCGACCGCGAGATGGTCGCCGCCCTGCACGAGGCGTGCGCCGCCGTCGAGGAGGAGCCGCGGGTCGTCCTCCTGACCGGCGAGGGCCCGGCCTTCGCCGCCGGGGCGGACATCGCCCAGCTCCGCGAACGGAACCGGGACGACGCCCTCCGCGGCATCAACTCGAAGATCTTCGACCGGATCCACCGGCTGCCGATGCCGACCATCGCCCTCCTCGACGGGTACGCGCTCGGCGGCGGGGCCGAACTCGCCTACGCCTGCGACTTCCGCATCGGCACGCCCCGGACCCGCATCGGCAACCCGGAGACGGGCCTGGGCATCCTCGCGGCGGCCGGCGCGGCCTGGCGCCTCGCCGAGCTCGTCGGGGAGCCCCTCGCCAAGGAGATCCTCCTCGCGGGCCGCGTCCTCAACGCCGACGAGGCGCAGACCGTACGCCTGCTCAACGAGGTCGTGGAGCCCGCGGACCTGATCGCCGCCGGCCACCGTCTCGCCGACCGCGTCACCGCGCAGGCCCCGCTCGCGACCCGTCTCATGAAGGCCGTCTTCCACGCCCCGCGAGACGCGCACCCCCTCGTGGACGACGTCGCGCAGGCGGTCCTGTTCGAGACCGAGGAGAAGCACGCCCGCATGACGGCGTTCCTGGAAAGGCGTCAGGGACGGAACCGATGA
- a CDS encoding serine/threonine-protein kinase, producing MGVAEWRIAGFDEVRELGRGGQGRVVLARHATAGTPVAIKYLPAEAAPEARERLRQEARMLGTVTDPHVARLYRLVDSEHGVAIVMEAVDGVSFKEILARHGTLAPEAALTVLKGSLLGLAAAHAVGVVHRDYKPANVVVPADGRSKLIDFGIAGHAGQAAREGTPFYMAPEQWRGEPASPATDVYAATCVFFEAITGRRPYTGGQATLESAHRTEPVPAEAVPEPLRPLIVRGMAKDPWDRPEGAAAFVTELEDVAAQAYGAGWEARGVRLLAGATLALAALFPLAAGLAPAAGAGAGAAATGTTGVLAAVGTKTAVAVAGAAVVGSAATGVGVYEAARPDHAPGRVSPAVSTTPPGRPMTLARLRLSVPLGWTSRRFRPSGESFGITVPGRCRKALTRVSGTACPGFEVLDRDSMGWGGTELNDGTYKRGQYFNPVNDISGFCPVDPEKYLSTRPERLVKKGLAPVGNRQAEYYEWQVRCYEFRANGAGLIRSNVTFIQRTWFLPRSVILIVDDWNVKELPGVLARATWI from the coding sequence ATGGGTGTGGCGGAGTGGCGGATCGCGGGGTTCGACGAGGTGCGGGAGCTGGGGCGGGGCGGGCAGGGGCGGGTGGTGCTGGCCCGGCACGCCACGGCGGGGACGCCGGTGGCGATCAAGTACCTGCCCGCGGAGGCGGCGCCGGAGGCGCGGGAACGGCTCCGGCAGGAGGCCCGGATGCTCGGGACGGTCACCGATCCGCATGTGGCGCGGCTGTACCGGCTCGTGGACAGCGAGCACGGTGTCGCGATCGTGATGGAGGCCGTGGACGGGGTCTCGTTCAAGGAGATCCTGGCCCGGCACGGGACGCTCGCGCCGGAGGCGGCGCTGACCGTTCTGAAGGGCTCGTTGCTGGGGCTGGCCGCAGCGCATGCGGTCGGGGTGGTGCACCGCGACTACAAGCCCGCCAACGTGGTCGTTCCGGCGGACGGGCGCAGCAAGCTCATCGATTTCGGCATCGCCGGGCATGCCGGGCAGGCCGCGCGGGAGGGGACGCCGTTCTACATGGCGCCCGAGCAGTGGCGCGGCGAACCGGCGAGCCCGGCCACCGACGTGTACGCGGCGACCTGCGTGTTCTTCGAGGCCATCACGGGACGGCGTCCCTACACCGGCGGTCAGGCCACGCTGGAGAGCGCCCACCGCACCGAACCCGTCCCCGCCGAGGCGGTACCCGAGCCGCTGCGTCCGCTGATCGTCCGCGGCATGGCCAAGGACCCGTGGGACCGCCCGGAGGGCGCGGCGGCGTTCGTGACCGAGCTGGAGGACGTGGCCGCCCAGGCGTACGGGGCGGGCTGGGAGGCGCGCGGCGTGCGGCTTCTGGCGGGAGCGACGCTGGCGCTGGCGGCACTGTTCCCGCTGGCGGCCGGCCTCGCCCCGGCCGCGGGGGCAGGCGCCGGGGCGGCCGCGACCGGGACGACGGGCGTGCTGGCGGCGGTCGGCACCAAGACCGCCGTGGCCGTCGCGGGGGCCGCCGTCGTCGGATCGGCGGCGACCGGCGTCGGCGTGTACGAGGCGGCGCGCCCCGACCACGCGCCCGGGCGCGTGTCGCCCGCCGTCAGCACCACGCCGCCAGGCAGACCGATGACGCTCGCTCGGCTGCGGTTAAGCGTCCCACTGGGCTGGACGTCGCGCCGGTTTCGACCGTCTGGAGAGAGCTTCGGCATCACCGTCCCCGGGCGGTGCCGCAAGGCGCTGACGCGCGTCAGCGGAACGGCCTGCCCGGGATTCGAGGTCCTCGACCGTGACAGCATGGGCTGGGGCGGCACCGAACTGAACGACGGCACCTATAAGCGCGGTCAGTACTTCAATCCCGTCAACGACATCAGCGGCTTCTGCCCGGTCGATCCGGAGAAGTACCTCAGCACCAGGCCCGAGCGACTGGTGAAAAAGGGGCTGGCGCCCGTCGGGAACCGTCAGGCCGAGTACTACGAATGGCAGGTCCGCTGCTACGAGTTCCGGGCCAACGGGGCAGGACTCATCCGCTCGAACGTCACGTTCATCCAGCGCACCTGGTTCCTGCCCCGGTCGGTCATCCTCATCGTCGACGACTGGAACGTGAAGGAACTGCCCGGCGTCCTGGCACGCGCCACATGGATCTGA
- the paaA gene encoding 1,2-phenylacetyl-CoA epoxidase subunit PaaA — protein MTTTPVEPEREEGLQAAFDATIARGDRVEPRDWMPDAYRRTLVRQIAQHAHSEIIGMQPEGAWIGRAPSLRRKAILLAKVQDEAGHGLYLYSACETLGVSRAELTELLLAGRQKYSSIFNYPTPSYADVGTIGWLVDGAAICNQVPLCRTSYGPYGRAMIRVCKEESFHQRQGYELLMTMMRGTGEQRAMVQESVDRFWWPSLMMFGPPDADSPNSARSMAWGIKRNSNDELRQRFVDMTVPQAEALGVTLPDPDLRWNEERGHYDFGEPDWDELAAVIRGDGPCNAQRLEHRRAAHEDGAWVREAALAFADRSASADGTAPADRSVPADRSARAGAR, from the coding sequence ATGACGACGACGCCGGTGGAACCGGAACGGGAGGAGGGGCTGCAGGCCGCCTTCGACGCGACCATCGCGCGCGGCGACCGCGTCGAGCCCCGCGACTGGATGCCCGACGCCTACCGCCGGACGCTCGTCCGGCAGATCGCCCAGCACGCGCATTCCGAGATCATCGGCATGCAGCCCGAGGGCGCCTGGATCGGCCGCGCGCCGTCCCTGCGGCGCAAGGCGATCCTGCTGGCCAAGGTGCAGGACGAGGCCGGGCACGGGCTGTACCTGTACTCGGCGTGCGAGACCCTCGGCGTGTCCCGCGCCGAGCTGACCGAATTGCTGCTGGCCGGCCGGCAGAAGTACTCCTCGATCTTCAACTACCCGACCCCGTCCTACGCCGACGTCGGCACGATCGGCTGGCTCGTCGACGGCGCCGCGATCTGCAACCAGGTGCCGCTGTGCCGCACGTCCTACGGGCCGTACGGCCGCGCCATGATCCGCGTCTGCAAGGAGGAGTCGTTCCACCAGCGGCAGGGCTACGAGCTGCTGATGACGATGATGCGGGGGACCGGCGAGCAGCGCGCGATGGTGCAGGAGTCGGTGGACCGGTTCTGGTGGCCGTCGCTCATGATGTTCGGCCCGCCGGACGCGGACTCGCCCAACAGCGCGCGGTCGATGGCGTGGGGCATCAAGCGGAACTCCAACGACGAGCTCCGGCAGAGGTTCGTGGACATGACCGTCCCGCAGGCGGAGGCGCTCGGGGTGACGCTCCCCGACCCCGACCTGCGCTGGAACGAGGAGCGCGGCCACTACGACTTCGGCGAACCCGACTGGGACGAGCTCGCCGCCGTCATCCGCGGCGACGGCCCGTGCAACGCCCAGCGGCTGGAGCACCGCCGGGCCGCCCACGAGGACGGCGCCTGGGTGCGCGAGGCGGCCCTGGCGTTCGCGGACCGCTCGGCCTCCGCGGACGGCACGGCCCCCGCGGACCGTTCGGTGCCCGCGGACCGGTCCGCCCGGGCGGGTGCCCGGTGA
- the paaC gene encoding 1,2-phenylacetyl-CoA epoxidase subunit PaaC: MSDDHDSVFAGLIGGDSSQWAFGTDFEDPLAGVDTTVPGGVDRADLAAYCLMLGDDALIMSQRLSEWCSRAPDLEEDIALANMALDLLGQARLLLARAAAADPGVVPTMPEGSPVPAEDALAFFRDAGGFRNVRLAEVPNGDFAHVVVRLLLFSVVRLALFERLRASRDGVLAAVADKGVKEVAYHRDWAGRWFLTLAQGTAESRRRLLTALTELWPLREEPLSAHAVELSLARAGAGVDPASLRDEADAVLDQVLAVSGVDRPAPASPAGAATAGRDGAHTEALDRLLAEMQVVARAHPSGRW, from the coding sequence GTGAGCGACGACCATGACAGCGTCTTCGCCGGCCTGATCGGCGGGGACTCCTCGCAGTGGGCGTTCGGCACCGACTTCGAGGACCCCCTGGCCGGTGTCGACACCACCGTGCCCGGCGGCGTCGACCGCGCCGATCTCGCCGCCTACTGCCTCATGCTCGGCGACGACGCCCTGATCATGTCGCAGCGGCTCTCGGAGTGGTGCAGCCGCGCGCCCGACCTCGAAGAGGACATCGCGCTCGCGAACATGGCGCTCGACCTCCTCGGCCAGGCGCGCCTCCTCCTCGCCCGGGCCGCCGCCGCCGATCCCGGCGTCGTCCCCACCATGCCCGAGGGCTCACCGGTGCCCGCGGAGGACGCGCTGGCCTTCTTCCGCGACGCCGGAGGGTTCCGGAACGTGCGGCTCGCCGAAGTGCCGAACGGCGACTTCGCGCACGTCGTCGTCCGGCTGCTGCTGTTCTCGGTGGTCCGGCTCGCCCTCTTCGAACGGCTCCGCGCGAGCCGCGACGGCGTCCTGGCCGCCGTGGCGGACAAGGGCGTCAAGGAGGTCGCCTACCACCGCGACTGGGCGGGCCGCTGGTTCCTCACCCTCGCGCAGGGCACCGCCGAGTCGCGCCGCCGCCTCCTCACCGCCCTCACCGAACTGTGGCCGCTGCGCGAGGAACCGCTGTCCGCGCACGCGGTCGAACTCTCCCTCGCCCGGGCCGGGGCCGGGGTCGACCCCGCCTCGCTCCGCGACGAGGCGGACGCCGTCCTCGACCAGGTGCTCGCCGTGAGCGGCGTCGACCGCCCGGCCCCCGCCTCGCCCGCCGGTGCCGCCACGGCGGGCCGCGACGGCGCGCACACCGAAGCCCTCGACCGGCTGCTCGCCGAGATGCAGGTGGTCGCCCGCGCGCACCCGAGCGGGCGCTGGTGA
- a CDS encoding trans-sulfuration enzyme family protein: protein MTSSYLQLDSLAVHAGREDLAELGVHAPPIDLSSTSPLPSIEAGGLSYEAMAGGGTPNAEGGAVYARLWNPTVARFESALAQLEHAESAVAFSSGMAAMTAAVLAVMKETGRRRILAVRPLYGGTDHLLASGLLGAEVTYCSAPEVAASVRPDTAMIVLETPANPTLDLVDIRAVVDAAQGVPVLVDNTFATPILQNPIDLGAAMVLHSATKYLGGHGDVIAGVIACGQEQAAALRRVRAVTGGLLHPLGAYLLHRGLATLPVRVRAQQENARRVAAWLETHPSVSRVHYPGIDGDPQGLLGRQMKGTGAVISMDLRGGYAQAEHVTLATGLFTHAVSLGGVDSLIQHPAALTHRPVAPEARPAASLIRLSIGLEDPVDLIADLDRALATHHPIPVPATASHA, encoded by the coding sequence ATGACTTCGTCCTATCTGCAGCTCGACTCCCTTGCCGTCCACGCCGGGCGCGAGGACCTGGCAGAGCTCGGCGTCCACGCTCCTCCCATCGACCTGTCGTCGACCAGCCCCCTCCCGAGCATCGAGGCGGGAGGCCTGTCCTACGAGGCCATGGCGGGCGGAGGGACACCGAACGCAGAGGGAGGGGCCGTCTACGCACGGCTCTGGAACCCGACCGTGGCGCGCTTCGAGTCAGCGCTGGCACAGCTGGAGCACGCCGAGAGCGCAGTGGCGTTCTCATCGGGCATGGCGGCGATGACCGCGGCGGTCCTGGCGGTCATGAAGGAAACCGGCCGCCGCCGCATCCTGGCCGTCCGGCCCCTCTACGGCGGGACGGACCACCTTCTGGCCTCGGGCCTCCTCGGGGCCGAGGTGACCTACTGCTCCGCGCCCGAAGTCGCCGCCAGCGTCCGTCCCGACACGGCGATGATCGTGCTCGAGACGCCCGCCAACCCGACCCTCGATCTGGTCGACATCCGTGCCGTCGTCGACGCCGCCCAGGGCGTTCCCGTCCTCGTCGACAACACCTTCGCGACGCCGATCCTGCAGAATCCCATCGATCTCGGCGCCGCGATGGTCCTGCACAGCGCGACCAAGTATCTGGGCGGGCACGGCGACGTGATCGCCGGTGTCATCGCCTGCGGCCAGGAGCAGGCGGCGGCGCTGCGCCGGGTTCGCGCCGTCACCGGCGGCCTGCTTCACCCGCTGGGCGCCTACCTCCTGCACCGGGGCCTGGCCACGCTTCCGGTCCGGGTACGTGCCCAGCAGGAGAACGCCCGGCGCGTCGCCGCGTGGCTGGAGACCCACCCGAGCGTCTCCCGCGTTCACTATCCCGGCATCGACGGGGACCCGCAGGGCCTTCTCGGCCGGCAGATGAAGGGCACCGGAGCCGTGATCTCCATGGACCTCCGCGGCGGTTACGCGCAAGCCGAGCACGTCACCTTGGCGACCGGCCTGTTCACCCACGCGGTCTCCCTCGGCGGCGTCGACTCCCTGATCCAGCACCCCGCGGCGCTGACGCATCGGCCCGTCGCCCCCGAGGCCCGCCCCGCCGCCAGCCTGATCAGGCTCTCCATCGGGCTGGAGGACCCCGTGGACCTGATCGCCGACCTTGACCGGGCACTCGCCACGCACCATCCGATCCCCGTACCCGCGACCGCGTCCCACGCCTGA